A window of Cryptomeria japonica chromosome 3, Sugi_1.0, whole genome shotgun sequence contains these coding sequences:
- the LOC131038719 gene encoding pectinesterase-like gives MKSYVRVDEAVDERKAENSKSRGVLTVLTSILLLAAHVFVAVEASVGSNADDNRHHHSWKTVSKVANSVCSKTRYPQRCVSSMASYPAYQTAKLGDLTNVALQVSMQRAQKARDFTLGLQNNVMNERERAAWQDCLELFEDTIERLNVCSSNGFLEKDSPVWLSAALTNQETCLNGFRDLNLSASNPIQAFMASRAVNLSELVSNSLSMYKLSTMPTITGNNRRLLSLKNNEEGDFYSNYGRLNDDGFPEWLSVGDRKLLQSSSPANQANVVVAQDGSGNYRTISQAINAVPQKSSKRYIIYIKAGTYKENIDISKQITNLMLVGDGKDKTIVTGSKSVQDGVTTFKTATVAVSGNGFIARDMTFENTAGAAKHQAVALRIGSDLSAVYRCSIKGYQDTLYVYSLRQFYREVDIYGTVDFIFGNAAVVIQNSNIIARRPMSNQQNTLTAQGRSDPNENTGISIHKCVVSASSDLQAVKGSIKTYLGRPWKEYSRTVFMQSTLGDLIDPAGWLPWSGNFALSTLYYGEYMNSGAGAGTSKRVNWPGYHVITSATEASKFTVANFISGTSWIPATGITYTSGLN, from the exons ATGAAGAGTTATGTCAGAGTTGATGAAGCCGTTGATGAACGGAAAGCTGAGAATTCTAAAAGTCGAGGCGTACTAACTGTTCTGACATCAATTCTGCTTCTTGCTGCCCACGTGTTTGTGGCAGTCGAGGCTTCAGTGGGCTCTAACGCCGATGACAATCGCCATCATCATTCATGGAAAACCGTTTCGAAAGTGGCGAACTCGGTGTGTAGCAAGACTCGTTATCCCCAACGATGTGTCTCATCCATGGCTTCTTATCCTGCTTATCAGACGGCCAAGCTAGGCGACCTCACCAACGTCGCATTGCAAGTAAGCATGCAAAGAGCGCAAAAGGCTCGAGACTTTACTCTCGGTCTCCAAAATAATGTGATGAATGAAAGAGAGCGCGCGGCCTGGCAAGATTGTTTGGAGTTATTTGAAGATACCATAGAGCGTCTCAACGTCTGCTCGAGCAATGGTTTTCTCGAAAAGGACTCACCTGTATGGTTGAGTGCAGCGCTGACAAACCAAGAAACCTGCTTGAACGGATTTAGAGACCTCAATTTGAGTGCCTCTAATCCAATCCAAGCTTTCATGGCCTCCAGAGCTGTGAATTTGTCGGAATTAGTGAGCAATTCGCTTTCCATGTACAAGCTCTCCACCATGCCTACAATCACGGGGAATAACCGCCGCCTTCTCTCTTTAAAGAACAATGAAGAGGGAGATTTCTACTCCAACTATGGTCGTCTTAATGACGATGGATTTCCAGAATGGCTTTCAGTTGGTGACCGGAAGCTATTGCAGTCGTCAAGCCCTGCGAACCAAGCGAATGTGGTGGTAGCCCAAGATGGTTCTGGCAATTACCGAACAATTTCGCAAGCAATTAACGCTGTCCCTCAGAAGAGCAGCAAAAGATACATCATCTACATTAAGGCGGGTACGTACAAGGAGAACATCGACATATCAAAGCAGATAACAAATTTGATGTTGGTTGGAGACGGCAAGGATAAAACTATCGTGACTGGAAGCAAAAGCGTCCAAGACGGCGTCACTACCTTCAAAACTGCAACTGTCG CTGTTTCTGGTAACGGATTCATCGCAAGAGATATGACGTTCGAGAACACGGCGGGGGCGGCAAAACACCAAGCCGTTGCTCTTCGAATTGGGTCTGACCTCTCGGCGGTGTACCGTTGCAGCATCAAAGGCTACCAAGACACTTTGTATGTCTACTCGCTCCGTCAATTCTACCGCGAAGTCGATATCTACGGTACCGTGGATTTCATCTTTGGCAACGCAGCAGTGGTGATCCAGAACAGCAACATCATCGCCAGACGGCCGATGAGCAACCAGCAGAACACCCTGACTGCACAAGGAAGATCTGATCCCAACGAAAACACCGGAATTTCTATCCACAAGTGTGTAGTGTCAGCATCGTCGGATCTGCAAGCGGTGAAGGGGTCGATAAAGACATATCTGGGGAGGCCGTGGAAGGAATACTCTCGTACTGTTTTCATGCAATCCACTCTCGGTGATCTCATCGACCCCGCTGGTTGGTTGCCATGGAGTGGGAACTTTGCTCTGAGCACTTTATATTATGGAGAATACATGAATAGCGGAGCTGGTGCAGGAACGTCAAAGCGTGTGAATTGGCCTGGTTATCATGTGATCACTAGTGCCACCGAAGCGTCCAAGTTCACTGTTGCAAATTTCATCTCTGGTACTTCATGGATTCCGGCTACAGGAATCACCTATACTTCAGGATTGAACTGA